In one Streptomyces marincola genomic region, the following are encoded:
- the mmsB gene encoding multiple monosaccharide ABC transporter permease, giving the protein MHDATRRGEMPQETTGRDAGARGGGLARVVVTALRGNMRQYGMLIALVALLAVFQVWTGGDVLLPRNVSNIINQNGYILILAVGMMIVIINGHIDLSVGSVAGFAGAAAAVMMLEHDVPWQLALFFALLIGAAIGAWQGFWIAYVGLPSFIVTLAGMLLFRGATRILLEGRTWSGLPQGFQDINQGFLPEFGPDTNYHNLTVLLGVAVCATVLIQEWRRRGQQREYDLNVLPLNLFLLKCAAIVAAVMAFSLTLASYRGAPVVLLILGGLLVLLGFVMRNSVLGRHVYALGGNRAAAELSGVKNRRVTMAVFINMGVLAALAGCVFTARTGTATTGAGNLFELEAIAAAFIGGASMSGGVGTVLGAVIGGLVLGVLDNGMQLLKIGEDWQQVIKGLVLLVAVAFDVWNKRRGLNTRA; this is encoded by the coding sequence ATGCACGACGCGACGAGGAGGGGTGAGATGCCGCAGGAAACGACCGGCAGGGACGCCGGGGCGCGCGGGGGCGGCCTGGCCCGCGTGGTGGTCACCGCGCTGCGCGGCAACATGCGCCAGTACGGGATGCTCATCGCGCTGGTCGCGCTGCTCGCCGTCTTCCAGGTCTGGACCGGCGGCGACGTGCTCCTGCCCCGGAACGTCAGCAACATCATCAACCAGAACGGCTACATCCTGATCCTCGCGGTCGGGATGATGATCGTCATCATCAACGGCCACATCGACCTGTCCGTCGGCTCCGTGGCCGGCTTCGCCGGGGCCGCCGCCGCCGTGATGATGCTCGAACACGACGTGCCCTGGCAGCTCGCCCTCTTCTTCGCGCTGCTCATCGGCGCCGCCATCGGCGCCTGGCAGGGCTTCTGGATCGCCTACGTCGGGCTGCCGTCGTTCATCGTCACGCTGGCGGGCATGCTGCTCTTCCGGGGCGCCACCCGCATCCTGCTCGAAGGCCGCACCTGGTCGGGACTCCCCCAGGGCTTCCAGGACATCAACCAGGGCTTCCTGCCCGAGTTCGGGCCCGACACCAACTACCACAACCTCACCGTCCTGCTCGGCGTCGCCGTGTGCGCCACCGTGCTGATCCAGGAGTGGCGCCGCCGCGGCCAGCAGCGCGAGTACGACCTGAACGTCCTGCCGCTCAACCTCTTCCTGCTCAAGTGCGCCGCCATCGTCGCGGCCGTCATGGCGTTCTCGCTGACGCTGGCCAGCTACCGGGGCGCGCCCGTGGTCCTGCTGATCCTCGGCGGCCTGCTGGTGCTGCTCGGCTTCGTCATGCGCAACTCCGTGCTGGGCCGCCACGTCTACGCGCTGGGCGGCAACCGGGCCGCGGCCGAGCTGTCCGGCGTGAAGAACCGCCGGGTCACGATGGCCGTGTTCATCAACATGGGCGTGCTGGCCGCGCTGGCGGGCTGCGTGTTCACCGCCCGCACCGGCACCGCGACCACGGGCGCCGGCAACCTCTTCGAACTTGAGGCCATCGCCGCGGCGTTCATCGGCGGTGCCTCCATGAGCGGCGGCGTCGGCACCGTGCTCGGGGCCGTCATCGGCGGGCTCGTCCTCGGCGTCCTCGACAACGGCATGCAACTCTTGAAGATCGGTGAGGACTGGCAGCAGGTCATCAAGGGCCTGGTGCTGCTCGTCGCCGTCGCCTTCGACGTCTGGAACAAACGCCGGGGCCTGAACACCCGGGCCTGA
- a CDS encoding aldose epimerase family protein, with product MSTTPRATPESVARRLPTAGVPAAPPATAPDGPAAGGAPLREEFGRLPDGTPVERWTLERGGLRVAVLSLGGIVQSLDVPDRAGRRANVSLGFDRLAPYADAPYFGALIGRYGNRVAGGRFTLEGREHRLPLNDGGNSLHGGGDGFDRQVWRVAPAGPAALTLRHTSPAGHAGYPGTLEVRVDYSLTDEGEFRIDYLATTDAPTVVNLTSHIYFNLAGEGSGDIQDHRLSVAAGRYTPVGDTLIPTGELAPVDGTPFDFRKEKAVGDDLRAGHPQLLRAQGYDHNLVLDKGTTAGPERVASLHDPASGRRMTVSTTEPGVQFYSGNFLDGTLVGTSGRAYRQGDGLCLETQAFPDSPNQPHFPSTVLRPGETYRSTTVHAFSAH from the coding sequence ATGTCCACCACCCCACGCGCCACGCCCGAATCGGTCGCCCGCCGGCTGCCGACCGCGGGGGTGCCCGCCGCCCCGCCCGCCACCGCGCCGGACGGCCCGGCGGCGGGCGGCGCCCCCCTGCGCGAGGAGTTCGGCCGGCTGCCCGACGGGACCCCGGTCGAACGCTGGACGCTGGAGCGCGGCGGGCTTCGCGTGGCCGTGCTCAGCCTGGGCGGGATCGTGCAGTCCCTCGACGTGCCCGACCGCGCAGGGCGCCGGGCGAACGTGTCGCTCGGCTTCGACCGCCTCGCCCCCTACGCCGACGCGCCGTACTTCGGCGCGCTGATCGGGCGGTACGGCAACCGCGTGGCCGGCGGGCGCTTCACGCTGGAGGGCCGCGAGCACCGGCTGCCGCTCAACGACGGCGGGAACAGCCTGCACGGCGGCGGCGACGGGTTCGACCGCCAGGTGTGGCGGGTCGCGCCCGCGGGCCCCGCCGCCCTCACCCTGCGGCACACCAGCCCGGCCGGGCACGCGGGCTACCCGGGAACGCTGGAGGTCCGCGTGGACTACTCCCTCACGGACGAGGGCGAGTTCCGCATCGACTACCTGGCCACCACCGACGCGCCCACGGTCGTCAACCTCACCAGCCACATCTACTTCAACCTCGCGGGCGAGGGCAGCGGCGACATCCAGGACCACAGGCTCTCGGTGGCCGCCGGCCGCTACACGCCCGTCGGGGACACCCTCATCCCCACCGGCGAGCTGGCGCCGGTGGACGGCACCCCGTTCGACTTCAGGAAGGAGAAGGCGGTCGGCGACGACCTGCGCGCGGGCCACCCGCAGCTGCTGCGCGCGCAGGGCTACGACCACAACCTCGTGCTCGACAAGGGCACCACGGCCGGTCCGGAACGCGTCGCGTCCCTGCACGACCCCGCGTCGGGTCGGCGGATGACGGTGTCGACGACCGAGCCGGGTGTGCAGTTCTACAGCGGCAACTTCCTCGACGGGACCCTGGTCGGCACCTCGGGGCGGGCCTACCGGCAGGGCGACGGCCTGTGCCTGGAGACGCAAGCCTTCCCCGACTCCCCCAACCAGCCGCACTTCCCCAGCACGGTCCTGCGGCCCGGCGAGACCTACCGCTCCACGACCGTGCACGCGTTCTCGGCCCACTGA
- a CDS encoding PHP domain-containing protein: protein MGHHHGPHGHHHHHDHDHGAESRPLPAAMDPAVPDSELSPDQLSRRGMLRRAGLLGAGAASASVLGTAAAAAATPAGRGGNGNGNGRGNGRGRRLHWLAGDHHIHTQYSSDAMYRVVDQVGNGARYGLDWMVITDHGSVNHSRIGVERVNPDIRRAREEYRDTLVFQGLEWNIPAAEHATVFVHPGRNEVSVLKQFETDYDGSVRGATDSTPRNEALAIAGLDFLAEQVRRRRVDDALMLANHPSRKGIDSPHEIRGWRDAQPRIAVGFEGAPGHQAAGIPDPHGPGTGRGYYTSSPDANSFPGYPAESYRTWGGFDWMTATVGGLWDSLLSEGKPWWITANSDSHSNYGDTAARPEGTDFNANGYHDDPVYAGAGLNLSAGDFWPGQYSRTHVGAHDFSYGAVMDGIREGRIWVDHGGLISGLDAQLRGGNRSATLGGTLHVRRGTQVELVLEIALANGPNWAQFVPTLARVDVIRGAVTGHASDRDTLRAPETKVVKSFEVNESTGTVTLTYRLGRVDRPGYVRVRGTDGNRSQPGLHGADVDPAGPALDVLGDADPWLDLWFYSNPIWVLPE, encoded by the coding sequence ATGGGCCACCACCACGGACCCCACGGGCATCACCACCACCACGATCACGACCACGGGGCCGAGTCACGTCCGCTGCCCGCGGCCATGGACCCGGCGGTGCCCGACAGCGAGCTGAGCCCCGACCAGCTGTCCCGGCGCGGCATGCTGCGCCGCGCGGGCCTGCTCGGCGCGGGCGCCGCCTCGGCGAGCGTGCTCGGCACCGCGGCGGCGGCAGCCGCGACGCCGGCCGGCCGCGGCGGAAACGGCAATGGCAACGGGCGGGGCAACGGGCGCGGCCGGCGGCTGCACTGGCTCGCGGGCGACCACCACATCCACACCCAGTACAGCTCCGACGCCATGTACCGGGTCGTCGACCAGGTCGGCAACGGCGCCAGGTACGGCCTGGACTGGATGGTCATCACCGACCACGGCAGCGTCAACCACTCCCGCATCGGCGTCGAGCGCGTCAACCCCGACATCAGGCGCGCGCGCGAGGAGTACCGGGACACCCTGGTCTTCCAGGGCCTTGAGTGGAACATCCCGGCGGCCGAGCACGCCACCGTCTTCGTGCACCCGGGGCGCAACGAGGTCTCCGTGCTCAAGCAGTTCGAGACGGACTACGACGGCAGTGTGCGCGGCGCCACCGACAGCACCCCGCGCAACGAGGCCCTGGCCATCGCCGGGCTCGACTTCCTCGCCGAGCAGGTGCGCCGCCGCCGCGTCGACGACGCCCTGATGCTGGCCAACCACCCCTCGCGCAAGGGCATCGACTCCCCGCACGAGATCCGCGGCTGGCGCGACGCGCAGCCGCGGATCGCCGTCGGCTTCGAGGGCGCGCCCGGCCACCAGGCGGCCGGCATCCCCGACCCGCACGGCCCCGGCACCGGGCGCGGCTACTACACCTCGTCGCCCGACGCGAACTCCTTCCCCGGCTACCCGGCCGAGAGCTACCGCACCTGGGGCGGCTTCGACTGGATGACCGCGACCGTCGGCGGCCTGTGGGACAGCCTGCTCTCCGAGGGCAAGCCGTGGTGGATCACCGCCAACTCCGACTCGCACAGCAACTACGGCGACACCGCCGCCCGCCCCGAGGGCACCGACTTCAACGCCAACGGCTACCACGACGACCCCGTGTACGCCGGTGCGGGACTCAACCTGTCGGCGGGCGACTTCTGGCCCGGCCAGTACAGCCGCACGCACGTCGGCGCCCACGACTTCTCCTACGGCGCGGTCATGGACGGCATCCGCGAGGGCCGGATCTGGGTCGACCACGGCGGGCTCATCTCGGGTCTCGACGCCCAGCTGCGCGGCGGCAACCGGTCCGCGACGCTCGGCGGCACCCTCCACGTCAGGCGCGGCACCCAGGTGGAGCTGGTCCTGGAGATCGCCCTGGCCAACGGCCCCAACTGGGCCCAGTTCGTGCCCACCCTGGCCCGCGTCGACGTCATCAGGGGCGCGGTCACCGGCCACGCCTCCGACCGCGACACCCTGCGCGCGCCGGAGACGAAGGTCGTCAAGTCCTTCGAGGTCAACGAGTCCACCGGCACGGTCACGCTCACCTACCGGCTCGGCCGCGTGGACCGGCCCGGCTACGTGCGCGTCCGGGGCACCGACGGCAATCGCAGCCAGCCCGGCCTGCACGGCGCCGACGTGGACCCGGCGGGCCCCGCGCTCGACGTGCTCGGCGACGCGGACCCGTGGCTCGACCTGTGGTTCTACTCCAACCCGATCTGGGTGCTCCCCGAGTGA
- the arfA gene encoding arabinosylfuranosidase ArfA codes for MSDAPHTARFTLDPAFTVSAVDPRLFGSFVEHLGRCVYTGIYEPGHPTADEAGLRGDVLDLIRELGVTALRYPGGNFVSGYKWEDGVGPKDERPRRLDLAWRSTESNRFGLSEFVDFVRKVGGEPMLAINLGTRGVAEAIELQEYANHPGGTELSERRIAHGDKDPFGIKLWCLGNEMDGPWQTGHKTAEEYGRLAAETARAMRQIDPDVELVACGSSSQSMATFAAWEATVLEHSYELVDHISLHAYYYEQNGDRDSFLASAVDTESFIENVVATADHVGARLKSKKKINLSFDEWNVWYQDGSAPTLSGEARGDDWAEAPRLLEDNYSVTDAVVFGTLLIALLRHADRVKVACLAQLVNVIAPIATEPGGTAWRQTTFYPFAQASAHGRGTVLDVRVAGPRHHTERFGEVDLLHATAVRDEETGAVTVFAVNRDRTRSLPLEVVLHGLGLTEVAEHSVLSDADPDARNTAAEPERVTPHAAEGTALADGVLTATLEPLSWNVIRLA; via the coding sequence ATGAGCGACGCACCGCACACCGCCCGTTTCACCCTCGACCCCGCCTTCACCGTCTCGGCCGTCGACCCGCGCCTGTTCGGCTCCTTCGTGGAGCACCTGGGCCGGTGCGTCTACACGGGCATCTACGAGCCCGGCCACCCCACCGCGGACGAGGCGGGACTGCGCGGCGACGTGCTCGACCTGATCCGCGAACTCGGCGTCACGGCCCTGCGCTACCCCGGCGGCAACTTCGTCTCCGGCTACAAGTGGGAGGACGGCGTCGGCCCCAAGGACGAGCGCCCCCGGCGGCTGGACCTGGCCTGGCGCTCCACCGAGAGCAACCGGTTCGGGCTGAGCGAGTTCGTCGACTTCGTCCGCAAGGTCGGCGGCGAGCCGATGCTCGCGATCAACCTGGGCACCCGCGGCGTCGCCGAGGCCATCGAGCTCCAGGAGTACGCCAACCACCCGGGCGGCACCGAACTGTCCGAACGCCGCATCGCGCACGGCGACAAGGACCCGTTCGGGATCAAGCTGTGGTGCCTGGGCAACGAGATGGACGGCCCCTGGCAGACCGGGCACAAGACGGCCGAGGAGTACGGCCGCCTGGCCGCCGAGACCGCCCGCGCCATGCGGCAGATCGACCCGGACGTCGAACTGGTCGCGTGCGGCAGTTCCAGCCAGTCCATGGCCACGTTCGCGGCCTGGGAGGCGACCGTTCTCGAACACTCCTATGAGCTGGTCGACCACATATCGCTGCACGCGTACTACTACGAGCAGAACGGCGACCGGGACTCCTTCCTCGCCTCGGCCGTGGACACCGAGTCGTTCATCGAGAACGTCGTCGCGACCGCCGACCACGTCGGCGCGCGCCTGAAGTCGAAGAAGAAGATCAACCTCTCCTTCGACGAATGGAACGTGTGGTACCAGGACGGCAGCGCGCCGACCCTGTCGGGCGAGGCGCGCGGTGACGACTGGGCGGAGGCGCCGCGGCTCCTTGAGGACAACTACAGCGTCACCGACGCCGTCGTCTTCGGCACCCTGCTGATCGCGCTGCTGCGGCACGCCGACCGGGTCAAGGTCGCGTGCCTGGCCCAGCTCGTCAACGTGATCGCGCCGATCGCCACGGAGCCGGGCGGCACGGCGTGGCGGCAGACGACGTTCTACCCGTTCGCGCAGGCGTCGGCGCACGGCCGCGGCACCGTGCTCGACGTGCGCGTGGCCGGGCCGCGCCACCACACCGAGCGGTTCGGCGAGGTCGACCTGCTGCACGCGACCGCCGTGCGCGACGAGGAGACGGGCGCCGTCACCGTCTTCGCCGTCAACCGCGACAGGACCAGGAGCCTGCCGCTCGAAGTGGTCCTGCACGGACTCGGGTTGACCGAGGTCGCCGAGCACAGCGTGCTCTCCGACGCCGACCCCGACGCCCGCAACACCGCCGCCGAGCCCGAGCGGGTGACCCCGCACGCCGCCGAGGGCACCGCGCTGGCCGACGGCGTGCTCACGGCCACGCTCGAACCGCTGTCCTGGAACGTCATCAGGCTCGCCTGA
- a CDS encoding carbohydrate ABC transporter permease produces MSERSFAVKARRNAGQIVLTAIGALLAALWLVPFGWALSTSFKPEGDTQLLPLKWIQSNMNLDAYRSVLGTGDIPKWLVNSVIVSTGVTALTLAVSALAAYGFARTDFRYRKALFGLTLAGIMVPGTVITAPLFANVRTMGLVDTYWGVILPQVSAPAMVFILYKFFQGVPRELEEAARIDGAGRWRVFLGIVLPLSRPVLAAVGIFTFIGSWNNFMWPYLVTTDPDLATLPVGLATVQSSFGIRWAQLMAGALLAALPLLIVFVFFQRQIVRGVAHTGIAGQ; encoded by the coding sequence ATGAGCGAGCGGAGCTTCGCCGTGAAGGCGCGGCGCAACGCGGGCCAGATCGTGCTCACCGCGATCGGGGCGCTGCTCGCGGCGCTGTGGCTGGTGCCGTTCGGCTGGGCGCTGTCGACCTCGTTCAAGCCCGAGGGCGACACGCAGCTGCTGCCGCTGAAGTGGATCCAGTCCAACATGAACCTGGACGCCTACCGCAGCGTGCTCGGCACCGGCGACATCCCCAAGTGGCTGGTGAACTCGGTGATCGTCTCCACCGGCGTCACCGCGCTCACCCTGGCCGTCTCGGCGCTCGCCGCCTACGGCTTCGCCAGGACCGACTTCCGGTACCGCAAGGCGCTGTTCGGTCTCACGCTGGCCGGGATCATGGTGCCGGGCACGGTGATCACCGCGCCCCTGTTCGCCAACGTGCGCACGATGGGGCTCGTCGACACCTACTGGGGCGTGATCCTGCCTCAGGTGTCGGCGCCGGCCATGGTGTTCATCCTCTACAAGTTCTTCCAGGGCGTGCCGAGGGAGCTTGAGGAGGCGGCCCGCATCGACGGCGCCGGCCGGTGGCGCGTCTTCCTCGGCATCGTGCTGCCGCTGTCCCGCCCGGTGCTCGCGGCCGTCGGCATCTTCACGTTCATCGGGTCGTGGAACAACTTCATGTGGCCCTACCTGGTCACCACCGACCCCGACCTGGCCACGCTGCCGGTCGGCCTGGCCACCGTGCAGTCCTCGTTCGGCATCCGCTGGGCCCAGTTGATGGCGGGCGCGCTGCTGGCCGCGCTGCCGCTGCTCATCGTGTTCGTGTTCTTCCAGCGGCAGATCGTGCGGGGCGTGGCGCACACCGGTATCGCCGGGCAGTAG
- a CDS encoding carbohydrate ABC transporter permease, producing the protein MTALAPPPARSAAPAPAPERGARARLGRLFQHGGWFVAPFLVFYGLFLLWPLVSGLWYSLNETNLAGINTEFIGLGNYREALGDDQLWDSLGNTLKFTAMITPLIVVVAFFLALLAHSIKRGKWFWRLAFFAPFLLPSAVLADLWRWLYEPDFGLINNAIDRRVPWLLEGDWAMFSMVLATLWWTVGFSFLLYLAALQSIPGHLYEAAALDGAGPWRRMRHITVPMVRNITGLIVVLQILASLQVFDQIFLINEGGPNNETRPVVQYIIQQGFTGYRIGYASALSYIVFVLIVAVTLARLWLVRNRSEGNAV; encoded by the coding sequence GTGACCGCCCTGGCCCCGCCCCCCGCCCGGTCCGCGGCGCCCGCCCCCGCGCCCGAACGCGGCGCCCGCGCGCGGCTCGGCCGGCTGTTCCAGCACGGCGGCTGGTTCGTCGCGCCGTTCCTCGTCTTCTACGGCCTCTTCCTGCTGTGGCCGCTGGTCTCGGGCCTGTGGTACAGCCTCAACGAGACGAACCTGGCCGGCATCAACACCGAGTTCATCGGCCTCGGCAACTACCGCGAGGCGCTGGGCGACGACCAGCTGTGGGACTCGCTGGGCAACACGCTGAAGTTCACGGCGATGATCACTCCGCTGATCGTCGTGGTCGCGTTCTTCCTGGCGCTGCTCGCCCACAGCATCAAGCGCGGCAAGTGGTTCTGGCGGCTGGCCTTCTTCGCGCCGTTCCTGCTGCCGTCCGCCGTGCTGGCCGACCTGTGGCGGTGGCTGTACGAGCCGGACTTCGGCCTCATCAACAACGCCATCGACCGGCGCGTGCCCTGGCTCCTCGAAGGCGACTGGGCGATGTTCTCCATGGTGCTGGCCACGCTGTGGTGGACCGTCGGGTTCAGCTTCCTGCTCTACCTGGCCGCGCTCCAGTCCATCCCAGGACACCTCTACGAGGCCGCCGCGCTGGACGGCGCGGGACCGTGGCGGCGGATGCGGCACATCACCGTGCCGATGGTCCGCAACATCACCGGGCTGATCGTGGTGCTCCAGATCCTGGCCTCGCTCCAGGTGTTCGACCAGATCTTCCTCATCAACGAGGGCGGCCCGAACAACGAGACGCGCCCGGTCGTGCAGTACATCATCCAGCAGGGCTTCACCGGCTACCGCATCGGCTACGCCTCCGCCCTCTCCTACATCGTCTTCGTCCTCATCGTCGCCGTCACGCTGGCGCGGCTGTGGCTGGTGCGCAACCGTTCGGAGGGGAACGCCGTATGA
- a CDS encoding extracellular solute-binding protein yields MTHVSLRSLPPPEPSRRGLLRGAAGLGAAAALGSTAACGSAASLADGGNRIQFWNLFSGGDGAHMRALLDRFRTEFPAIQVEDTTLAWGDRYYTKLAMAGAGGRAPDVGVLHLGRLAGFAPGRLLDPIDTGLLAAEGVRRGDFNPALWDRATIGGELYGLPLDIHPSTLFYNRAACEPAGLLGPDGRLARIEGTGQFLDALDAVREVIGRSPLGWNALMPGECWWTFVGLYAQTGGTILTEDGTGIALDDDRAEEVLAFMARLVADEYAIPGQDLVGYFVNGGGFVLFGNWLVVDFANAGIDFGAQPYPTLFGTPATQAEAHILVLPHQEGRGGGANEAAHRLIAWLVRNSLAWAEASHVPAYLPVLDDPAYLAMEPQSEYRGAMDIAAFDPPAWFCGTSSRVQNEVGVHLSAAAMGSLTPGEGVRAIRSTLRDLLDTRDPFGEGTAS; encoded by the coding sequence GTGACTCACGTGTCCCTGCGCTCCCTGCCGCCCCCCGAGCCGAGCCGTCGCGGGCTGCTGCGCGGCGCGGCCGGCCTCGGCGCCGCGGCGGCCCTGGGCTCGACGGCCGCCTGCGGGTCGGCCGCCTCCCTGGCCGACGGCGGGAACCGGATCCAGTTCTGGAACCTGTTCAGCGGCGGCGACGGCGCCCACATGCGGGCCCTGCTCGACCGGTTCAGGACCGAGTTCCCCGCGATCCAGGTGGAGGACACCACGCTGGCGTGGGGCGACCGCTACTACACCAAGCTGGCGATGGCGGGCGCGGGCGGGCGCGCGCCCGACGTCGGGGTGCTGCACCTGGGCCGCCTCGCGGGCTTCGCGCCCGGCCGGCTGCTCGACCCGATCGACACCGGCCTGCTGGCGGCGGAGGGCGTGCGCCGCGGGGACTTCAACCCCGCGCTGTGGGACCGGGCCACGATCGGCGGCGAACTGTACGGCCTGCCGCTGGACATCCACCCCTCGACCCTGTTCTACAACCGCGCCGCCTGCGAGCCCGCCGGTCTGCTCGGCCCCGACGGGCGGCTGGCCCGGATCGAGGGCACCGGGCAGTTCCTCGACGCGCTCGACGCCGTGCGCGAGGTCATCGGCCGCTCCCCGCTGGGCTGGAACGCGCTGATGCCGGGGGAGTGCTGGTGGACGTTCGTCGGCCTCTACGCGCAGACCGGCGGCACGATCCTCACCGAGGACGGCACCGGTATCGCCCTCGACGACGACCGGGCGGAGGAGGTCCTGGCGTTCATGGCGCGGCTGGTGGCCGACGAGTACGCGATACCGGGACAGGACCTCGTCGGCTACTTCGTCAACGGCGGCGGCTTCGTCCTCTTCGGCAACTGGCTCGTCGTCGACTTCGCGAACGCGGGGATCGACTTCGGCGCGCAGCCCTACCCGACCCTCTTCGGTACGCCCGCGACGCAGGCCGAGGCGCACATCCTCGTCCTGCCGCACCAGGAGGGCCGCGGCGGTGGGGCGAACGAGGCCGCGCACCGCCTGATCGCCTGGCTGGTCCGCAACAGCCTGGCCTGGGCCGAGGCCAGCCACGTGCCCGCCTACCTGCCGGTACTCGACGACCCGGCCTACCTCGCGATGGAGCCGCAGTCGGAGTACCGGGGCGCGATGGACATCGCCGCGTTCGACCCGCCCGCGTGGTTCTGCGGCACCTCGTCGCGCGTGCAGAACGAGGTCGGCGTGCACCTCTCGGCCGCCGCGATGGGCTCGCTCACCCCGGGGGAGGGCGTCCGCGCGATCCGCTCCACGCTGCGCGACCTGCTGGACACCCGCGACCCGTTCGGCGAAGGGACCGCCTCGTGA
- a CDS encoding NADP-dependent oxidoreductase, with amino-acid sequence MTVPAAGREWHLVSRPRGWPVPDDFALREVPVRRPADGEVLIRNLHLSVDPYMRGRMNDVKSYVAPFALDEPMDGAAVGEVVESAAAGFSPGDHVLHSFGWREYATAEAARVTPVSAELAPLTAYLGVLGMPGLTAYAGLVEVAELREGDVVFVSGAAGAVGGQAGQIARLMGASRVIGSAGSDEKVRLLTEEYGFDAAFNYRAGPVGEQLAAAAPDGIDVYFDNVGGDHLEAALDAFNVHGRAVICGMIAQYNATEPPAAPRNLMLTVGKRLRLQGMLVRDHQELQPRFVEEVSAWIRSGELTYRETVAEGIENTVDAFLGMLRGLNTGKMIVSLTG; translated from the coding sequence GTGACTGTGCCCGCTGCCGGCCGCGAGTGGCATCTGGTGTCGAGGCCCCGCGGGTGGCCCGTGCCGGACGACTTCGCGCTGCGCGAGGTACCCGTGCGCCGCCCGGCGGACGGCGAGGTGCTGATCCGCAATCTGCACCTGTCGGTCGATCCGTACATGCGGGGCCGCATGAACGACGTGAAGTCCTACGTCGCGCCGTTCGCGCTCGACGAGCCGATGGACGGCGCCGCGGTGGGCGAGGTGGTGGAGTCGGCCGCGGCCGGGTTCTCGCCCGGCGACCACGTGCTGCACTCGTTCGGCTGGCGCGAGTACGCGACCGCGGAAGCCGCGCGGGTGACGCCCGTGTCGGCCGAACTCGCCCCGCTCACCGCCTACTTGGGTGTGCTCGGCATGCCCGGGCTGACCGCCTACGCGGGGCTGGTCGAGGTCGCGGAGCTGCGCGAGGGCGACGTGGTGTTCGTCTCGGGCGCGGCGGGCGCGGTGGGCGGCCAGGCGGGGCAGATCGCCCGGCTGATGGGCGCGTCCCGGGTGATCGGCAGCGCGGGCTCCGACGAGAAGGTCAGGCTGCTGACGGAGGAGTACGGCTTCGACGCGGCGTTCAACTACCGGGCCGGGCCCGTGGGCGAGCAGCTGGCCGCCGCGGCGCCCGACGGGATCGACGTCTACTTCGACAACGTCGGCGGCGACCACCTGGAGGCCGCGCTCGACGCGTTCAACGTGCACGGCCGCGCGGTGATCTGCGGCATGATCGCGCAGTACAACGCGACCGAGCCGCCGGCGGCGCCGCGCAACCTGATGCTGACCGTGGGCAAGCGGCTGCGCCTCCAGGGCATGCTCGTGCGCGACCACCAGGAGCTCCAGCCCCGGTTCGTCGAGGAGGTCTCGGCCTGGATCAGGTCGGGCGAGCTGACGTACCGCGAGACCGTGGCCGAGGGCATCGAGAACACGGTGGACGCCTTCCTCGGCATGCTGCGCGGCCTCAACACCGGGAAGATGATCGTGAGTCTGACCGGCTGA
- a CDS encoding SMP-30/gluconolactonase/LRE family protein translates to MAHGLEIAIRARAELGEGPTWDPAGNELIWVDILGSRVHRFDPATGRRTVAITEQHVGAAKPRAGGGLVVNLRDGVGLYDASGAFRWLRHEPVPGRRGNDAAVAPDGSLWAGTMRYDERPGGGTLERLTGDGGASTVLPDVTVSNGLGWSPDGSVLYYIDTPTRRVDAFTVTPDGGVRDRRTVVDTADLPGFPDGMAVDADGCLWVAFWEGGAVRRFTPAGALDRGVALPVSRPTACAFGGPGLTDLYVTTAAVGTEPGAEPLAGSVFVLPGAGAGLAQPAFAG, encoded by the coding sequence GTGGCACACGGGCTTGAGATCGCGATACGCGCACGCGCCGAGCTGGGGGAGGGCCCGACCTGGGACCCGGCGGGCAACGAGCTGATCTGGGTGGACATCCTGGGGTCCCGGGTGCACCGCTTCGACCCGGCGACCGGTCGGCGCACGGTGGCGATCACGGAGCAGCACGTCGGGGCGGCGAAGCCGCGCGCCGGCGGCGGTCTGGTGGTCAACCTGCGGGACGGCGTCGGCCTCTACGACGCCTCGGGCGCGTTCCGCTGGCTGCGGCACGAGCCGGTGCCGGGGCGCCGGGGCAACGACGCGGCGGTGGCGCCCGACGGGTCGCTGTGGGCGGGCACCATGCGGTACGACGAACGGCCGGGCGGCGGCACGCTTGAGCGGCTGACCGGCGACGGCGGGGCGTCCACGGTGCTGCCGGACGTGACCGTGAGCAACGGCCTGGGCTGGAGCCCGGACGGTTCCGTCCTGTACTACATCGACACCCCGACGCGGCGGGTCGACGCGTTCACGGTGACGCCGGACGGCGGCGTGCGGGACCGCAGGACGGTGGTGGACACCGCGGACCTGCCCGGCTTCCCCGACGGCATGGCGGTGGACGCGGACGGCTGCCTGTGGGTGGCGTTCTGGGAGGGGGGCGCGGTGCGCCGCTTCACGCCCGCGGGCGCGCTGGACCGGGGCGTCGCGCTGCCGGTGTCGCGCCCCACGGCCTGCGCGTTCGGCGGGCCGGGGCTGACCGACCTGTACGTCACGACGGCGGCCGTCGGCACGGAGCCGGGGGCCGAGCCGCTGGCCGGCTCGGTGTTCGTGCTGCCGGGGGCGGGCGCGGGACTGGCGCAGCCGGCGTTCGCGGGGTAG